The following DNA comes from Meles meles chromosome 8, mMelMel3.1 paternal haplotype, whole genome shotgun sequence.
AGAAGTGGTACAAGTTAGCACTGCTTAGTTATGGAAGCTCGGTcactggaaataaaaatgtagtgTAATAGATTTGGGGGACAAGAGGTTGTTAGGAGGAAAAAAACTAGACAGAAGTTGTCTTCCCTTGGACTTACCAGAAAACGAGCGAGTAGCCGATGGCCACAATGCAGAGGGCAGCCAAGTAGTGCCAGCAGAAGCACATGGTGACAAACATGAGGTTTGCATGATCTTCCTGGTCCCATTCCGGTCCTCCAAAAGGTGGGAACAGCACAAACCCGATCTGGTGGGTTATACAGAGAAGCTGGCCTTAGTTGCTCCTGAGAAGCGAGCTCACTGCCTCCCCACACTCCCCCCATTGTCCGTATCTCCCCCACTAGGATCTCCCCCACTGACTCGTCTTCCCCATACCTATACCGGAGGCAGAGAAAGACCTTTTCGCACGGGAGGATTACTCTCCTGGGTTTAGCATGAGCTTATTTAAAGACAGCATTTCAGGATGTCCATTTCCGGTGAGCGGGCAAGTGGAGCCTGTAACAGTGTCTGCGCCACAGGGCAGATGGGGCGATCTTTAATACGCTCCCTCTGTGCTGCGTGGTTCTGCCTGTTAATCCATCAGTAAGATGCTACCGGATGAAATGACTTGGATGAAATGACTTAAGGGGGGGGTAGGCGTGGGAAGACAAGTTGCCCTGCAGAGCCCTTCCTGTGCTGGCCTGGCGGGACCTGCCTTACACTAGCTCAGCGTGGCTCCTGGAATCCATGCGTGTGAAGAGCACCGTTTTGGATAATTACCTGCCAGaaccaggtgccctgaagaaTAACGAGACTGGTTCGGAAGAGCTGCAGCACGATATTGTCCCGGAGGATCACCTCTATGAAGATGCTGAAGGCTCCTCCGAACACGGCGCACAGCAGGAGAGAGTGGATGTGCTGGTCCAGGGGTGGGCGGTTATGGACGTGGTAGTAGAAGAGAAAACCTGCACAAAGCAATTTCAGTCACCACAGGATCGCTGCTTTCTGCTCCGAAGGCTTCATCTGCACTGTTCCCGTTCTAGAATGCCTTCCTACACCTGCCTCAAAGCTCGATCTTCCGGCAGTTAGGAAGTCAGCTGATAGAACATCACAGGGCTACAGCAGATTGATTTTGTGTTACATACGAAGTGGATCTGTGCTGCAAAGGGTGGATCCTTTAAGTAAATGCCTTCATGCAGATGCGTAGGTGAAACACGTTGCTGATTTGTGACAGACTGTGCGTGTGTACTAGAAGTTCAGCTTTGCCCTCATTCAACCTTTCCACCCCCCCAACTCTTCCTGAGGTACAGAAGTAGGAGAGGTTGTTGGATTACAAAATGCTTTTTCCTTATCCCGGTTAGTGTGAGTCCTGTCGGGAGATGGGGCCTAGCTGCTGGGTGGGTCTCCTTAGGGTTGTGATGCAGTCCAGACAGGAACACACTCCAGGGTGGGAGGTGCAGTGCAGTTTCTCTTCCCCAAGCAGAGGGGGTTCTGATGCGTGGTGGCATCCGGCCAGGTCGGGGAGAGCtactgtgtgtgtgagtgtggatGTGCACACGGGCAAGCGTGATGGGGGAGGGGCTAGGGAGTTTGTGCACTGAGATCCAGAAACTTGGGCTAAAAGcctcatgggcgcctgggtggctcagtgggttaaagcctctgcctttggctcaggtcatgatcccagggtcctgggatcgagtccgcatcgggctctctgctcagcagggagcctgcttcccccatctctctctgcctgcctccctgcctacttgtgatctctatctgataaataaagaaaatcttttaaaaataaataaataaatgtttcatgtTTTCATGTGCTGTTTTACAGACCATGTCCCCTGTATCATCCAGAGCACAGGACCAAGTCCTATTCAGGTTTCTGAAGTTCAGAGATTGGGGCTTTCTGGGGGAAAGTTACTATATTTGCAGTATTTCTAGTCTTTCTATCCTGCTCCGTCATAAACACAATTTGTCAGTctcttgctttgttctttctcccatCCGCACCACTAAGTTACCTTCGGTGAATGTCGCCACGGCCATAACCAGTCTGTCCAGCCCCAGGGGAACATGGCTGACGAGGCAGGTGAGCAGATCCACGATCCCGGAGACCGCGAAGAACAAGTACATGGTGCTGTGCTGCCAGTTCATTAACTTCACCCACTCGCTTTCGTGGTACAGGTGGAGGTGGGGCCCGTCGGGAACAAACTGCTCTGCCAGGATCCCTGTGGGGGATGAGAGcggagcatgagagggaggaggagctcAACACAGACGAAAACACCTGCAGGTCACGAGTGAAGCTGAGACGCGGGGGAAAGTGGCCCACACTTCACTGGGCCTCCTCTGCTCCCTCAGATGCAGCTACTTCAGAGTAAAATAAGGCATTTGCCAGGGAACCTGTGTGGACCTTTGTtcctttgggggtggggtgcggaGAGAAGCAGCAGTAGAAACAGCCACGCAGGTCCCCAGGATATTTGTTTGGtgactgagctgaaagcaaggcACAATCACTTCAGTGAGAATGTGGCTGATGCATTAACCTTTGGGCTAAGTGAGCGGTGAAGGAAACCCCGGAACGAAACCATTAGGTTGAAAGTAAGGGGACCCGAGCAGAGACACACTGGTGGTAGAGACAGTGGAGTGCGCCTgagggggagaagcagctcccGGTGCGTGTTCATCAGGGCAGTCTTCGAGTGAGTGGTTTTCCTGAGCACAGAGTGAGCTCTGTGAGCTGTGAGCCCTTCCCGTGGCTTTAGGTCTCCGTAACCTAAACACTGGGAGGCATGTCACCGGGGTTTCAGTGTCTTACGAGAGGCAACCCTTTGAGACAGTGGCTCTAGTTCTTAGCTCTCCTACTTCATCATCTGTTTGGAAGGCAAAAGATTGGCCTTTATGCCCGGTGCCCAGAATGTTCTTGGGGCCTAGAATCATGCTCCATGACAACATTCTGGACCCTGTTCCCCAAAAGTTTTTCTTCCCCAAACATTTTTCCCTTAAACCCAGCCCCTTCCCAAATTTATATGTGAAAGGTCAAGGAATTGGTGGCAAGGACCGGGGGAAGAAGTCCCACTGACACTGGAATGGGAGCTCTCGTGAGGGCAGGGACTCTGGTTGGTTCCCCACTGTATCCCCGAGACCTGCAATAGTGAGTTCCTGCTGGGTAGGAGCTCGGGAGCTCTTGTTGGATGAGCAGTGGTTTTACCCAGCGAAGAGGCCCAATACTTTTCTAGCTCTTTTTCTAGGCAACACTGATGCTGTCCTTAGCATTTAAGCTGTGTAGTTCCCGTCACTTCTTGACTCCAGAAAGACGAGATGCCCAAATGACTGCCTAGGGGATGGGAAAACCCAGCGGGGCTGGCAAAGCAAGCTAGGTGCCTCCGCTCACTCCGAGAGGGGCTGCTGGTGTTGCTGCAGCTCCTTCTGAGACGCTGTAGCCGTAAGATGAGAAGCAGCAAAACGCAACTGCAGAATGAAGTCCCGTTACCCCTTTGATGGGTGGATCCCGAGGAAGAACACTTTCTACTGTTGGCACTGCGGGCCCCTTCTCATGTGGCCACGAGCGGAGTGGAAGGGATGACGAGTCACTGTGGAAGTGTGTGGGTTTTGCTGGAACGGGCACAGTAAAGGAAAATCCCTTTGCAACAGCCCTCTGCTGGCTTTCTCCAGTCTCTTCCACTGCCTCTCTTACTAGTCCTCTAGCATAAAGTGTCTGTCTGTGATTGCTTGAGATAAGGGGGTGGAGGATATGCCAAGGAATTGGGTGGTAACTACTCTTGAGATTCTAGAGGAGAGACAACTGGAAGGAAAGATGATTTTTCTAAACTCCATTTAGTACTTCCCTAATTCATGTACATGAGCTTactctattattttttctattatttatgttttatctcATTCATCAAGTAGGTCTTCTATTCCTACAACTAATACATATGTCCTTCTAGGGCAAAGAATGTTTATTTGGTAGTTTTTCACAGCGCACTATGGTGTAAAGTGCTATTAACTATTAACACTGACGAAGCTCGGATCACGATagatactataaaatatttagtgGCGCACTGAAAATCCTTGTTTTGTTAACTGCCAGTGGAAACATTCCATTTCACAGAGTCCAGAAAATGGGTTAAAGTTGCTGGGTGTGGTGGGGAGATCCCCTGGACCGGATGACCCCCTTCTTACCAATGACTGAAAACAAGGTTCTGATTGCGGCTTCAATGATCTCGAG
Coding sequences within:
- the TMEM45B gene encoding transmembrane protein 45B, encoding MANFKGHALPGSFFLIVGLWWSVKYPLIYFHQKGKSSRLTHYQQRLEIIEAAIRTLFSVIGILAEQFVPDGPHLHLYHESEWVKLMNWQHSTMYLFFAVSGIVDLLTCLVSHVPLGLDRLVMAVATFTEGFLFYYHVHNRPPLDQHIHSLLLCAVFGGAFSIFIEVILRDNIVLQLFRTSLVILQGTWFWQIGFVLFPPFGGPEWDQEDHANLMFVTMCFCWHYLAALCIVAIGYSLVFCHLTRLKRPGGEIIGIQKLKSDHTYQTALLSGSDEE